The Corallococcus exiguus DNA window GCTGGGGAGGATCTTCGCGGGCTGCTCCAGGTGGCCCAGGTCGCCGCCGGGCAGGATGTTCTGCGGCAGGTCCGTCACCGAGCCGACCGTCTTCGGGTCGATGCCCTTGATGATGACGCCGTCGACGTTGCCCTCCGAGGCGATCATCACCTGGTTGATGATGAAGGGCGTCTGGCCCACGACGCCGGGCACGCGCTTCACCTGCTGCATCACCTTGTCGTAGTCCGGCAAGTCCCCGGCGTAGCGCGACACCACCGCGTGCGCGTTGGTGCCGAGGATCTTCTGCTGGAGGTCGGCCTCGAAGCCGCTCATCACGCTGAGCACGATGATGAGCGCCATCACGCCCACGCCCACGCCGCCCACGGACAGCGCGGTCATCATCATGGTGGGCGACTGCTCATGCAGCTTCATGCGGTGCTGCGCGGACGCGGCGGCGAGTGGATCCGCCAGGCCCAGGGACTTCACGCGCGTGCGCTCCACGGCGGCTTCCGCCCCGCGGATGATGAAGTAGACGATGAGCGGCGGGACGATGCCGAACATCAGCACCGCGAGCGCGCCCAACAGCAGCGACGGGCGGAACACCGCCACGTGCCGGCGCGCGACGAAGAGCTCGAAGCCCAGCCGCAGGTCCACCCGGCCGCTGCCCGCCGCGATGAAGCCCGTGTTGATGCCCAGCACGAGCGCCAGCACCAGCGCGGCGAAGACGAGCCAGTACGCCAGCTCCGGCCGGCCGATGAGCCCCGCGACGTACGTCACCTCGCGCAGCCGGTAGCCCAGCGCCAGTTGCAGCGACGGCACCCGCTCCATCAGCGACAGGAGGATGGGCACCGGCAGGCCCAGATAGAACACGCCGATGGTGGCTTCCGGGAACGACAGCCGCTGCGCCCGGGACGCGCCCACGAAGCCGGACGCGAACGCCACGCCCATGCTCACGATGAAGGCGATGGCGAAGGCGATGGTGGGAGGTAGCGACAGCCCCCCGCTCGCCTCGCGCGCCGCGCCGCCCAGATCCGACGGCACGCCGCTGGAGAGCACGGTCTGGAGCAGCAGCAGCGCCAGCTCCGCCAGCAGGATGCCGCCGCCGTAGGCGCCCAGCGTGCTCCAGTAGAAGTCCCGGTAGCGCGCCAGGCGCGGGTACAGGGGCGCACCCGCGGCGGGGCTGGGCCCTTCACCGGAGGCCGGCGCGCGGCGGATGCCGGCGGCGATGAGGCCCCAGCCGGCCAGCCAGACGAGTGTCCCGGCCACCAGGGCCTTGGGGCCGGCCACGGCCGAGGCCTTCTGGGCGCCCAGGGCGAGCGCCCCGGCGTCGAAGGACTGGACGAGCCCGCCCCACCCCACGAAGGAGAGGCCCAGGGCGCCGGCCACCTCGGCCCACGCCTCGGACTCGGAGATGGCCACCCCCAGGAGGATGGCTCCCACGAGGGCCACGAGGGCGCCGGCCCACAGGAGGGGCCAGCGATAATCGGTCTGCCGTTCGGCGGGGTGCACGAGGCCTCGTGGCTACTTCGCCAGCGGCTTGAGGAGGGGGAAGAGAATCACGTCACGAATGCTGGCGGCGTCCGTGAACAACATAGCGACGCGATCAATCCCGATGCCTTCACCGGCCGTGGGCGGCATGCCGTGTTCGAGGGCGCGGATGTAGTCCTCGTCGTAGTCCATGGTCTCCTGCTGGCCCCGCTGCTTCGCGTCCAGCTGGGCCTGGAAGCGGCCCTTCTGGTCCAGGGGGTCGTTCAGCTCGGAGAAGGCGTTGGCGATTTCCCGGCCCGCGACGAAGAGCTCGAACCGGTCCGTGATTTCCGGGTTCTGGTCGTTGCGGCGGGCGAGCGGGGAGACGGCGGTAGGATACTGGGTGATGAAGGTGGGATGGATGAGCGTGTGCTCGACGTGGGCCTCGAAGAGGGCGCCCACCAGCTCACCCTGGTTCATGGCGTCCACGGCGCGGCGCTCCACCTCTGAATGCACCGTCTTGAGCAGTTCGTGACGCAGGCGGTCCACGTCCACCATGTCCTTGTCGGACAGGCCGGGGACGGCTTCCCGGATGGCCTCCGGCATGGGGATGCGCTTCCAGCCCTTGCCGAAGTCGATGGTGTGCTCGCCGTACTTCACCTTGGAGTCGCCGGTGACGTGGCGGGAGGCCTCCGAGAGCATCTCCTCCGTGAGGTTCATCAGGTCCTCGTACGTGGCGTACGCCTGATAGAACTCCAGCATCGTGAACTCCGGATTGTGCCGGGTGCTCACGCCCTCGTTGCGGAAGTTGCGGTTGATTTCGTAGACGCGCTCCATGCCGCCCACCACGAGCCGCTTCAGATAGAGCTCGGGCGCGATGCGCATGAAGAGGTCGACGTCGTAGGTGTTGTGGTGCGTGACGAACGGCCGCGCCGCCGCGCCCGACACCAGCGGGTGCATCATCGGGGTCTCGACCTCGACGAAGTCCCGCCCGTCGAGGAAGTTCCGGATGAAGCTCACCAGCTTGCTGCGCTTCAGGAAGACCTGCTTCACGTCCGGGTTGGAGACGAGGTCCAGGTAACGCTGGCGGTAGCGGATCTCCACGTCCGTGAGGCCGTGCCACTTCTCCGGCATGGGGCGCAGGGACTTGGTGAGCGGGATGAACTTCGCGGCCGCGATGGACAACTCGCCCGTCTTGCTCTTGAAGACGGTGCCCTGCGCCGCGACGAAGTCACCCAGGTCGCACTGCTTGAAGACCTCATAGAGGTCCCCCAGCGCGTCCTTCTTCACGTGCACCTGGATTTCGCCGGAGCGGTCGCGAAGCTTGATGAACGCGGCCTTGCCGAACGAGCGCATGGCCACGATGCGGCCGGCGACGTCCGCCTGGGGAGCTTCCTTGTCCAGGTCCTCGGCGGTCTTCTGGCCGTGGTCGTCGTGGAGCCGCTGCGCCACGTCCTTGGGCGCGTAGCCGTTGCCATAGGGGTTGAAGCCGGCCTCGCGCCACTTGGCGGCCTTGTCCAACCGCTGCTGGTAGATCTCCTGCTCCTTGGAGCTGGAGTCCGCCGCTTCGCCGCTCTTCTCACCTGGGGGGGTCTTGTTCTCGGTGTCGGCCATGACGCGCTCGTGTGAAAGGCGCGGCACCGTAGCCAAGCCTCCCCCGGTACGCAACGCATCCCAGGGGGTAGCGGCCCCGGAAATGACCGTCAGGAAGACATCAAGAGAAATGCGCCCACCGCCGCGGCCAACAGCAGCGGGATGAGGATTTCCACCGGGAAGCGGTGCTGGGCATGCGCCAGGTGCAGGCCTTTCAGGCCGAAGCGGCGCTGGCGGCGCACGCGGGCGGCCACGAGCGACGCGAGCGCGGGCGGGGCCTTTTCCCGCTCCACCGTGCGCACCCGCTCCACCGTGCGGGCGTACCGGTCCCACCCCTGGCGGCACTCCTCACAGCCGTCCAGGTGGCTGCGCACCGCCTGCTCCTGGGGGGCAGGCAGCTGTTCGTCGGCGAGCGCCAGGAACAGCGCCTTCGCCTCCCGGTGATCCAATCGAGGTTCCACGTCCGTTGACCTCCACCCGCCGCCGCTCATGGTTCGAAGCGCCCCAGCAGGTCCGCCAGCTTCTCGCGTGCCCGGTGGAGCCGGCTCTTCACGGTCCCCTCGGGCAGCTCGGTGATGTCGACAATCTCGTCGTAGCTCAGGCCCTCGATGTCTCGCAGCGCCACCAGCATGCGCGCATCGGGGTCCAGTTGGGAAATGGCCCGCTGCACCCGGGCCCGCTCACGCGCCGCGTCCAGGGCGGCGTCCGGCTGCGGCGGGGCGCCCCCGCCCTCCGCGATGGCGGCGGCGCTCATCTCGTCGAAGACCTCCGAGCGGCCCCGCCCCCGGCGCTGGAGGTACTTCAGCCGGTTGAGGCAGTGGTTCTTGGAGATGCGGAACAGCCACGTGGACAGGCGCGCGTCCTCGCGGAAGCGCCGGACGTTCTGGTGCACGCTGACGAAAATCTCCTGCACCAGGTCGTGGGCCTCCTCGCGGTCGCCCACCATGCGGAAGCAGAAGTCGTAGAGGCGGTCCTGGTGCTGGTGCACCAGCAACTCGAAAGCCTCCGGGTCGCCGCGCCGCAGCCGGACGAGCAGCGCCTGTTCCTCGCGGCGCGGGTCGGCCTGGGCCTCGGGGGCCAGGGCCTGCTGTCCGACGTCGAGCACTCCGCCCGGTGACACCCGCGCCTCCCCGTGTAGGGCCTACTCCATCCTACCGCACCACCCTGCCCCGCCCCCTGACACCGGCCCCGGAAAAAAGGTTCCCGGACATGGAAAACCCCTCCCGGACTCAAGGCCCGGGAGGGGTGGGATGCATCCGGACGGGGCGCCCTGGCCTTAGTCCGCGGAGGCGTTGCGGTTGGGGTTCTTCACGCCCAGGAGCTGCGCGGTGACGAACTCCTCCAGGTCACCGTCCAGCACCTTGTCCACGTTGCCCGTCTCCACGCCGGTGCGCAGGTCCTTCACCATCCGGTACGGCGCCAGCACGTAGCTGCGGATCTGCGAGCCGAAGGAGATGTCCTTCTTGGCCGCCTCGGCCGCGTCGCGCTCGGCGTCGCGCTTCTTCATCTCCAGCTCGTACAGGCGGCCGCGCAGAATCTGGAAGGCCATGTCCTTGTTGGCCGACTGCGAGCGCTCCGTCTGGCAGGTGATCATGATGCCCGTGGGCAGGTGCCGCAGCTGCGCAGTGGACGACGTCTTGTTGACCTTCTGGCCACCCGCGCCACTGCCGCGGATGAACTTCAACTCGTAGTCCTTCTCCGGCAGGTCAATCTGGATGCTGTCGTCAACCTCCGGGTACACGTCCACGGACGCGAAGGCCGTCTGCCGTCGCGCGTTGGCGTCGAAGGGGCTGATGCGCACCAGCCGGTGCACGCCCACCTCCGCCTTGAGGTAGCCGTAGGCGTTCTCGCCCTCGATGCGCAGGGAGACGTTCTTGAAGCCCGCCTCTTCGCCCGGCAACGCGTCGCTGATCTCGACCTTCCAGCCCTTCGTCTCGCCGTAGCGCGTGTACATGCGCAGGAGCATGGCGGCCCAGTCCATGGAGTCCGTGCCGCCCGCGCCCGGGTTGATGTCCATGAAGCAGTTGCTGCGGTCCTGCGGCCCGGAGAGCATCCGCGCCAGCTCCAGCTTCGCGACCTCGCCCTCCAGCGACGCGAGCGTGCCTTCCGCCTCCTGCGCGCTCGCCTCGTCGTTCATCTCCGCCGCCAGCTCCAGCAGCGTCTGCGCGTCGTCCAGCCCTCGCATCGTCTTGTCGAAGGCGCCCACGCTGGCCTCCAGCGTGGACTTCTCCTTCAGCAGGCCCTGCGCCCTGGTGTTGTCGTTCCAGAAGTCGGGCTGCGTGGAGTCACGCTCGATCAGCGCAATGCGGGACCGCTTGCGGTCGAGGTCAAAGATGCCCCCGGAGCGCGTTGAGGCGCTCCTTCAGGGCGTGGATCGTCTCCATCGAATCGTTCGCCATGGTGTTCGTCGTCTCCTTCGTTGCGAAACAGTTGGGAAAGCCGGGGTGTTTCAGGAGGCCTTGAGCGAGGAGGCCTGCGCATCCTGACGGGGCGGCGTGCGCGCCGTTCCTGGCACGAGCGCCCGGAGCCGGTCCAGCCAGAACGCGCCGGCCATGCCCAGGGAGATGGGCAGGATGAGCGCGATGGCGCGCCAGTTGTCCTGGTCGGACCAGGGCAGCACCTTGAGCACCAGTCCCAGCGCGCCCGTGGCCACGAGCAGGCCCCACACCCACTTGAGCCGCGCCCGCGCCTTCGCGCTGTTCCAGGTGAGGCGAAGGCCGTACGGCACGGCCAGGAGCGTCAGCGGGTTCGCGAGGAAGAGGTTCTCGTTGTGGTGCGTGACGACGTGGTTCGTGCCCACCCACATGATGACGAGCGCCAGCCCGGGGATGCCCAGCACCAGGCCCACCACCACGTTCTCCAGGCCCAGGAGGATGCGCGCCGCGCGGCTGCCCTTCTTCTCCCACGCGGCCAGGCCCAGCGCGGCGCCGCCCAGGAGCACGCCCAGGGCGAGGATGTACGGGCCGAACGCGGGAGGCTGCGCGGGGGGCCGGGGGCGCGTGGGCGACGCGTAGAAGTCCCACTGCTTCTCCACCAGCGACACCGGCTGCCCGTCCGGGCCCGGCACCTTCAGCTCCGCCACCTGCTGCTCCAGCTCGTCCGGGAGGAAGGCCTCCTCGCGGCGGGTGATGGGCTTGTCGATGGAGTCATTCATCATGAAGTCGAGCAGGAAGCTCACGGGCGGGCTCACCGACGTGTATCGCCGCGTGTGCTCGCGCAGCGTCATGCGGGCCGGAGCCTTCTCCGCTTCTGACAGCCGGCCGCCCACGGCCACGTCGATCATGTCGCGCAGCCGCGTCACGCAGTTGTCGCTGTAGTGCTCGTAGAGGTAGTCGCGGTTCTCCGGCAGCACGTTGTCCGCCAGCTTCTTCGCCACCGTCACGCGCTGCTCCGGCGTGAGGTTGAGCTCCTGCACGCGCACGTCGCGCCCCAGCGACTTGTAGAAGCGGAAGGTGCCGTTGACGCTCGACTCGCCGACCCAGAACTCCAGGCGGCCCTTGGCGAAGTGCACCACCGTCTGGTCGTCGAACGAGTACATCCCGTAGTTGTAGAGCCGCTGCATGTGGCGGGCGCGGTCCTCCACCACCAGCGAGCCGTGGCCCCACCACGAGAAGACGTCGTCGCCTGGGCTGAAGGTCACCAGCCAGATGGACAGGTCCTCGCCCCGGCTCTCGCCCGTGCCCCACGGCGGCACCGACGCGGCGCGCGCGGGGGACGCGGACAGCAGGAGACCCAACAGGCTTGCGACGATGAGAGACGACAGGCGGGGCATCGTTCCATCCAACACGAGGCACGGGGGGCCGCAAGCCCCCCGGCGGGGATTTCAGATGAGCTTCGCGCGGCGGGCGCGCGAGTCGATGGTCAGCGAGTCCGCCACCATGCCCCGCTCACCCAGAAGCTGCTCCTCCAGGGCGGCCATGCGCTTCGCGTCGCGAGGCTTCTCATGGTCATGCCCCAACAGGTGCAGGAGGCCATGCGCCAGGTAGCGGCCCATCTCCGACTCCAGCGTGCGGCCGTACTCCTTCGCCTGCCGCTTCGCCGTATCCAGGGAGATGACCACGTCGCCCAGCGGGCGCGGGCCCGGGGTGCCCTTGGGCAGGTCGCCCGCGGGGAAGGACAGCACGTCCGTGGCCTTGTCCTTCTGGCGCCAGGTGCGGTTGAGCCGGCGGATGGCCCGGTCCCCCACGAGCGACAGCGACAGCTCACAGTCGGTGAGGCCCAGGCGCTTCAGGTAGTCGCGGGACCAGGTGGTGAGCAGGCGCTCGTAGTCCGCGCCCTGGCCGTGCGCCACCTGCACCGTCACGTGGTTGTCCGCGGCCTTCGCCTTGGGCGCCGGCTTCTCCATGTGC harbors:
- a CDS encoding ABC transporter permease, whose product is MHPAERQTDYRWPLLWAGALVALVGAILLGVAISESEAWAEVAGALGLSFVGWGGLVQSFDAGALALGAQKASAVAGPKALVAGTLVWLAGWGLIAAGIRRAPASGEGPSPAAGAPLYPRLARYRDFYWSTLGAYGGGILLAELALLLLQTVLSSGVPSDLGGAAREASGGLSLPPTIAFAIAFIVSMGVAFASGFVGASRAQRLSFPEATIGVFYLGLPVPILLSLMERVPSLQLALGYRLREVTYVAGLIGRPELAYWLVFAALVLALVLGINTGFIAAGSGRVDLRLGFELFVARRHVAVFRPSLLLGALAVLMFGIVPPLIVYFIIRGAEAAVERTRVKSLGLADPLAAASAQHRMKLHEQSPTMMMTALSVGGVGVGVMALIIVLSVMSGFEADLQQKILGTNAHAVVSRYAGDLPDYDKVMQQVKRVPGVVGQTPFIINQVMIASEGNVDGVIIKGIDPKTVGSVTDLPQNILPGGDLGHLEQPAKILPSSAVEDAEGKKDAEEEDPIIGKPSKPAKPMVLPGIIIGRELAASLRVVVGDRVNVVSPLGTELGPSGPIPKSRAFRVAGVFYSGMYEYDSKFVYILLKEAQDFFAVKGATGIELKVADIDDARRIANQVVRVLGGYPYRARDWGEMNKNLFSALRLEKLVMGIILSIIIIVAAGLIVATVIMLVLEKRKEISVLKALGVPDGGIVKIFLAEGLQIGVAGGVLGLFSGLAWCLFIEKVGIKLDPEVYYIPALPVRIEPVQTALAVIIAVLVTYLASIYPALKASSVEPVEGLKAE
- the lysS gene encoding lysine--tRNA ligase, which translates into the protein MADTENKTPPGEKSGEAADSSSKEQEIYQQRLDKAAKWREAGFNPYGNGYAPKDVAQRLHDDHGQKTAEDLDKEAPQADVAGRIVAMRSFGKAAFIKLRDRSGEIQVHVKKDALGDLYEVFKQCDLGDFVAAQGTVFKSKTGELSIAAAKFIPLTKSLRPMPEKWHGLTDVEIRYRQRYLDLVSNPDVKQVFLKRSKLVSFIRNFLDGRDFVEVETPMMHPLVSGAAARPFVTHHNTYDVDLFMRIAPELYLKRLVVGGMERVYEINRNFRNEGVSTRHNPEFTMLEFYQAYATYEDLMNLTEEMLSEASRHVTGDSKVKYGEHTIDFGKGWKRIPMPEAIREAVPGLSDKDMVDVDRLRHELLKTVHSEVERRAVDAMNQGELVGALFEAHVEHTLIHPTFITQYPTAVSPLARRNDQNPEITDRFELFVAGREIANAFSELNDPLDQKGRFQAQLDAKQRGQQETMDYDEDYIRALEHGMPPTAGEGIGIDRVAMLFTDAASIRDVILFPLLKPLAK
- a CDS encoding anti-sigma factor family protein, yielding MSGGGWRSTDVEPRLDHREAKALFLALADEQLPAPQEQAVRSHLDGCEECRQGWDRYARTVERVRTVEREKAPPALASLVAARVRRQRRFGLKGLHLAHAQHRFPVEILIPLLLAAAVGAFLLMSS
- a CDS encoding RNA polymerase sigma factor: MSPGGVLDVGQQALAPEAQADPRREEQALLVRLRRGDPEAFELLVHQHQDRLYDFCFRMVGDREEAHDLVQEIFVSVHQNVRRFREDARLSTWLFRISKNHCLNRLKYLQRRGRGRSEVFDEMSAAAIAEGGGAPPQPDAALDAARERARVQRAISQLDPDARMLVALRDIEGLSYDEIVDITELPEGTVKSRLHRAREKLADLLGRFEP
- the prfB gene encoding peptide chain release factor 2 (programmed frameshift), with the protein product MANDSMETIHALKERLNALRGHLDLDRKRSRIALIERDSTQPDFWNDNTRAQGLLKEKSTLEASVGAFDKTMRGLDDAQTLLELAAEMNDEASAQEAEGTLASLEGEVAKLELARMLSGPQDRSNCFMDINPGAGGTDSMDWAAMLLRMYTRYGETKGWKVEISDALPGEEAGFKNVSLRIEGENAYGYLKAEVGVHRLVRISPFDANARRQTAFASVDVYPEVDDSIQIDLPEKDYELKFIRGSGAGGQKVNKTSSTAQLRHLPTGIMITCQTERSQSANKDMAFQILRGRLYELEMKKRDAERDAAEAAKKDISFGSQIRSYVLAPYRMVKDLRTGVETGNVDKVLDGDLEEFVTAQLLGVKNPNRNASAD
- a CDS encoding Lnb N-terminal periplasmic domain-containing protein, translating into MPRLSSLIVASLLGLLLSASPARAASVPPWGTGESRGEDLSIWLVTFSPGDDVFSWWGHGSLVVEDRARHMQRLYNYGMYSFDDQTVVHFAKGRLEFWVGESSVNGTFRFYKSLGRDVRVQELNLTPEQRVTVAKKLADNVLPENRDYLYEHYSDNCVTRLRDMIDVAVGGRLSEAEKAPARMTLREHTRRYTSVSPPVSFLLDFMMNDSIDKPITRREEAFLPDELEQQVAELKVPGPDGQPVSLVEKQWDFYASPTRPRPPAQPPAFGPYILALGVLLGGAALGLAAWEKKGSRAARILLGLENVVVGLVLGIPGLALVIMWVGTNHVVTHHNENLFLANPLTLLAVPYGLRLTWNSAKARARLKWVWGLLVATGALGLVLKVLPWSDQDNWRAIALILPISLGMAGAFWLDRLRALVPGTARTPPRQDAQASSLKAS
- the ybeY gene encoding rRNA maturation RNase YbeY → MSRKVEGVKLRKGKVIPRDDGKRIEEFVGVASTQTESASVARMRAPPGWSEPAQKPEFDEVVLVLTGELTLVVDGKRERIGAGEVGLVPRGKRVVYRNDSQGACDYWSICAPAFRVELAHMEKPAPKAKAADNHVTVQVAHGQGADYERLLTTWSRDYLKRLGLTDCELSLSLVGDRAIRRLNRTWRQKDKATDVLSFPAGDLPKGTPGPRPLGDVVISLDTAKRQAKEYGRTLESEMGRYLAHGLLHLLGHDHEKPRDAKRMAALEEQLLGERGMVADSLTIDSRARRAKLI